ACCCGGTGCGGCTCGCCGCGCGCGGCGTGACGGCGGGCGAGGTCGTCGCGGCGATCAACTCCGCGAACTTCCTGTCGGCGCCGGGCAAGACCAAGAACGAATACGTCACCTACTCGATCACGACGGAAACGACGCTGCGCACGCCCGAAGCGTTCGGCGCGCTGCCGCTGAAGTCGAGCGGCGACGAGGTGGTGCGGCTGCGCGACGTTGCCGACATCGAGCTGGCGGCTGAGAGCACGGATACCGTCGTCAACTTCAACGGCGAGCCGGGTACCTTTATCGGCATATTCCCGACGCCGGCGGCGAACCCGCTGGACACCGCCGATGCAGTGATCGCGGAACTGCCGAATATCCAGGCCACCCTGCCGCAAGGCATGGAAATGAAGCTGGTCTACGACGCCACTGACGCGATCAGTGCCTCCATCGAGGAGGTGTTCAAGACGATCGGCGAGGCCGTGGCCATCGTGGTCGTGGTGATCCTGCTGTTCCTCGGCTCGTTCCGCTCGGTGCTCATGCCCATCGTCACCATCCCGCTGTCGCTGATCGGCGTCTGCGGACTGCTGCTTGGCATGGGCTACTCGATCAACCTGCTGTCGCTGCTGGCGATGGTGCTGGCCATCGGCCTCGTGGTGGACGATGCCATCGTCGTGGTGGAGAACATCCACCGCCATATCGAGGAAGGGCTGACCGCGCGTCAGGCCGCCTTTACCGGCATGCGGGAGATCTCCGGCGCCGTGGTGGCCATGACCATCACGCTGGCGGCGGTGTTCGCGCCGTTGGCCTTCACGGGCGGCCTGACGGGGTCGTTGTTCAAGGAATTCGCCTTCACGCTGGCCGGCGCGGTCGTGATCTCCGGTATCGTCGCGCTGACGATCACGCCCGCCATGAGTGCGAGGCTGCTCAACCATAGCGGCGAAAGCCGTTTCCAGCGCATCGTGGACGGGAGCTTCGAAAGGCTGGAGAACTTCTACGAGCGGCTCGTCGGCGGGTCGCTGAAATACCGGCCGGTGACACTGATGATTGTCATGTGCCTCGTGGCGCTCACCGGATTCCTCTTCGTCAAGACTTCCAGCGAACTGGCGCCCGAGGAAGACCGCGGCGCGCTGTTCTCTCTGATCACCGCGCCGCGCTATGCGACGACGGAATATACGAGCCTCTATATCGACGAGATCAGGGCCAAGACGGCGGACCTGCCGGAACTGGAATCCAATTTCTCGATCGCCGGCCTCGGCGGACAGACCAACAGCGCCATCGCGGTCTGGACATTCGACGACTGGGCAGAACGCGATCGTTCCCAGAAGGAGATCCAGTCCGACATCCAGGCCAGGCTGTCTTCCGTCACCGGCGTCGAGGCGCTGGTCTTCGCGCCGCCCTCCCTGCCGGGCGCCGGCGGCGGGCTGCCGATCTCGGTGGTGATCCAGTCCACCGGCGATCCCAGCCAGGTCTACGAGGTGGCCGAGGAAATCCGCCAGAAGGCGCAGGCTTCCGGCCGGTTCATCGTGGTGCAGAACTCGCTCGCCTTCGACGCGCCGCAGGTCACGGTGGCCGTCGACCGCGACCGCGCCGCGGCGCTGAACATCCCGGCCAGCCAGATCGGAACGACCCTGGGCGTGCTGGTGGGCGGCGGTGCCGTGTCGCAGTTCGACCGCGACTCCAACAGCTACGACATCATCACGCAGGTGCCGCGCGAATACCGGGAGAATCCCGAGAGCCTCGGCAACTTCTTCGTGCGCAGCGCGACCGGCGAGATGGTGCCGCTGTCGGCGGTCACGTCGGTTTCCACCGCGGCATCGCCGGCGTCCATCGAGCAGTTCAACCAGCTCAACTCCGCGACAATCTCCGCGCTGCCGCTGCCGACCGTGACAACGGGCGAGGGGCTGCAGACCATCGAGGAGATCGCCCAGACGGTGCTTCCGGACGGATTCTTCATCGAATATTCCGGCCAGTCACGGCTGGAAAAGGAGCAGGGCAACACCATCCTGATCGCCTTCGCCATGGCGGTGGTGGTGATCTACCTGGTGCTGGCGGCGCAATTCGAGAGCTTCCGCGACCCGCTCATCATCATGATGGCAGTGCCGCTGTCGATCTTCGGCGCCGTGCTGCCGCTCAATCTCGGGCTGGGCACGCTGAACATCTACACCCAGATCGGGCTGATCACGCTGATCGGGCTGATCACCAAGCACGGCATCCTGCTCGTCGAGTTCGCCAACCAGCAGCGCGAGCACAACGGCCTGTCGCGGCTGGAGGCCATCATCGCCTCGGCGAAGGTGCGCCTGCGGCCGATCCTGATGACGACGGCGGCCATGGCGCTGGGCGTGGTCCCGCTGATCCTGTCGTCGGGCGCAGGTGCCGCATCGCGCTACTCGATGGGCCTGGTGATCTTCTCGGGCATACTGATCGGCACCATGTTCACCCTCTTCGTCGTCCCGATGTTCTATACCTACATCTCGCCGCGCGAGCTCAGGTCGGAAGAGGAGGATGATGCCGCATCGGCAACGGTGCTGGCATGAGTGAACGAAGGGGCAGAAGGCCGCGCTTCGACTGGAACGGGAAAGACCTGATCCCGGACGGAGGCGGCCACCCGATTACGCCGGCGCAATGCCGCATGGCCCGCGCCGGCGTGGTGATGTCGGTCAGGGAACTGGCCCGGCTGGCGGAGGTTTCCGGGCTGGCCGTCACCCGGTTCGAGAACGGCAATACCGACTGCCCGACGGAAATCGTTCACCGTTTCAAGCAGGTGCTGGAAGCGCGCGGCGCGCGCTTCCTTCCCGGCGGGGACGGGGTGAAGATCAGGGGCTGACGGCCTGCCGGGCCATCGGCTGCGCGGCAGTCCCCGGCCGGACTTCCGCTATCCGGTGCGTTCGCGGAAATCGGGTACCGGCCTTGCGCGCAACTTGACCGTCATCTCTTCCGGTAGCTCGGCTCCATCGTAGAGCCCCAGCAACACGCCACGGCGCTGGCTCTTGCCGGTCAGCTTGTCGACCTCGGCGTCGGAAATCGCGGTGCGTTGCGACAGGCGGCGCGCCCATTGGCCGAGTGCCTCGTAGAGCCGTTCGATCTCGGCCGCGCATTCGGGGTCGGCACGCCGGTCGCGGAACTCTTCGGGATCCGTCTCCAGATCGAACAGCATCGGCTCGAAGCCGCCCTCGAAATGGATCATCTTCCAGCGGCCGTCGAAGATCATGAAGGCCCGGGCGTCGCGATGGGCGAGGCCGAGCTTCGTGGCCATGGGCGTTGTCGAATAGTCAAACTCGCAGATGACCCAGTCACGCCATTGTTCCGGTTCCCTGCCGTGCAGGAAGGGCATCAGCGAACGGCCTTCGAGAATGTGCGACGGTACTTCGGCGCCGATCGCTTCCAGGAAGGTCGGCGCCAGGTCGATCGCCTCGACCAGTGCGTCACAGACCGTGCCGCGCGTGGCATCGGCCTCCGGGCGGGGATCGTAAACGATCAGCGGGATCTTCACGGCCTGTTCGTGGAAGAAATTCTTTTCGCCGAGCCAGTGGTCGCCGAGATAGTCGCCGTGATCGGAGGTCAGGACGATCAGCGTATCGTCCATCCGTCCCGTTTCCTCGAGATGGGCGAACAGCCTTCCCATCTGGTCGTCGCACTGCTTGATGAGTGCCATGTAGGCGGGGATCACGTTATCGCGGACCCCCTCCCGCGAGTAGCTGGTGGACACGAGCGTCTGCATGTAGGCGTCGTAGACCGGGTGCGGATCCCGCTTCTCTGACTCGTCGCGGATCACGTCCTGGATGTCGTCAGGGCCGTACATGCCGGCATAGGGCGCGGGCACGATATAGGGCCAGTGCGGCTTGATGTAGGACAGGTGGCAAAGCCAGGGCCGGTCGTCGCGTCCGGGCGTCTGGAGGAAGTCGATGCACTGCGTCGTCAGCCAGGGTGTCTCGCTGTCTTCCTCCCGTATGTTGGCCGGCTGCTGCGCGAATTGCGTCAGCCAGCCGGAGGCAAGCATGCCGTCGTCGGTGATGGAGGCATTGGCGTGGTCGGCCCACGGGTTCTCGCCCGGATAGCCCTTCGATTTCAGGTATTCGTTGTAGGGCGAGCGGCGGTCGTCGTAGAAACCGTCCGGGCCTTCGGCCCAAAGACCGTCGTCGCGGACAAACACGTCGAATCCGCATTCGGAAAGACGGGCGCCGATGATGCTGTCCGGCGCGATGCCCAGCCGCTCCAGTCCCTTGGCGTCTGCCTCCATATGTGTCTTTCCGACGAGGAAGGCGTCCATCCCGCTCGCACGCAGGTGGTCGCCGAGCGTCATTTCGCCGACCTTGAGCGGGAAGTTGTTGCGCTGTGCCCCGTGCGAATGGACGTAACGCCCGGTGTAAAAGCTCATCCTCGAAGAGCCGCAGATCGGCGACTGGACATAGGCGCGTGAGAAACGCACGCCCTTCGATGCCAGACGGTCGATGTGCGGCGTGTGCAGCGTCTTGTGTCCGGCACAGGACAGATAGTCCCAGCGCAACTGGTCGAACATGATGAAAAGGATGTTGCGGATCTTTCGACTCATCGTGTCTGTGTCCTGACTGGAGTGAAAACGCGGTGGCGAAGCAGGTGCCCGCCGACGACGGCGAGGCCAAGTGCGAGACCGGCGAGTTGTTGCCAGAGTACCGGGGTGAGCAGCAGGAAAACGGAGGCCAGGCGCAGGAACCTCTCCGCATAGGTCAGTCGTGCGAAATCGAAGCCGCCAAAGCCGGAGGAACAGAGATAGAGTGCCGGCAGCAGGCGGAGGATTGCCCAGAGCCAGGCTTCGAGGGTGAATTCCGCGCCGGCCGCCTGTACGCCGAGAAGGATCGGGTTGAAGACGAAGGCGAAGGGAATGATGAAGATCATCGCGCCGATACGCGTCGACGCGACCGCCGTGGCGATGGGCTTGCCCCCGGATATGGCGGCGGCGGCGTAAGCGGCGATGGCGACCGGCGGCGTGATGCCGGCGGCGGTGCCGAAGAACAGCACGAAGAGATGCGCGGTCAGCGGCTGAACGCCGAGGTCAGCCAGGGTCGGCCCCATGACCACTATGATGGCGATGTAGGCAGGCAGCGTCGGCATGCCCATGCCGAGGATGATGCAGCCGCCCGCCGCAATCATCAGCGCGAACAACAGCGAGGTGTCGAAGGCGGAGTTGAGCAGTACCGCGAATTTTGTCGGTATGCCGGTAGCCGACAGCACGCTGACGATGATGCCGACGACGCCAATGGCGATCATCAGGCGCGCAACGGTCTGCCCGCCGCGCGCCAGTGCGCCGATCAGTCGCCAGGGTTTCCGGCGGATGTCGCCGTTGATGAAGGAGAGCGGGAAGAGGGCGAAGATCGCCGCGATGGATGCGCCCGCGGGCGACATGCCACGGACGAGCAACCAGACGACGATGGCAATCGGAGCGAATACGAGCACCAGATTGATCCAGTCCTGTGTCCGGATATCCGTGTCGTCCTCGGTCATGACGATCGCGTCGCCGAGCTTCCGGGCCTCGAAATAGACCGCAAGATATAGCGAGACATAGTAGGCGAGTGCCGGTGTCACGGAGGCGACTATCACCGTCAGGTAGCTGACACCGACATAGTCGGCCAAGACGAGTGCGGCGGCTCCCATGATGGGCGGCAATATCTGCCCGCCTGTCGATGCGGTGGCCTCGACCGCGCCGGAGAAGGCGGGCGAGAAACCGCGACGCCGGATCATC
This portion of the Oricola thermophila genome encodes:
- a CDS encoding efflux RND transporter permease subunit, whose product is MNISALFIRRPVLSTVFAFLILLLGLQGIFNLSVREYPEVEETVITVTTVYPGASADLIQGFVTAPIAEAVATTENIDYVTSQSRPSASVVTVQMKLGSDPDVALTEVMSKVQQVSGDLPDDAQDPVIVKGTGMQFAIMYIAMQNPNMTAEQLTEYIERVIRPRMSTIEGVAEVQVMGAANYSMRVWIDPVRLAARGVTAGEVVAAINSANFLSAPGKTKNEYVTYSITTETTLRTPEAFGALPLKSSGDEVVRLRDVADIELAAESTDTVVNFNGEPGTFIGIFPTPAANPLDTADAVIAELPNIQATLPQGMEMKLVYDATDAISASIEEVFKTIGEAVAIVVVVILLFLGSFRSVLMPIVTIPLSLIGVCGLLLGMGYSINLLSLLAMVLAIGLVVDDAIVVVENIHRHIEEGLTARQAAFTGMREISGAVVAMTITLAAVFAPLAFTGGLTGSLFKEFAFTLAGAVVISGIVALTITPAMSARLLNHSGESRFQRIVDGSFERLENFYERLVGGSLKYRPVTLMIVMCLVALTGFLFVKTSSELAPEEDRGALFSLITAPRYATTEYTSLYIDEIRAKTADLPELESNFSIAGLGGQTNSAIAVWTFDDWAERDRSQKEIQSDIQARLSSVTGVEALVFAPPSLPGAGGGLPISVVIQSTGDPSQVYEVAEEIRQKAQASGRFIVVQNSLAFDAPQVTVAVDRDRAAALNIPASQIGTTLGVLVGGGAVSQFDRDSNSYDIITQVPREYRENPESLGNFFVRSATGEMVPLSAVTSVSTAASPASIEQFNQLNSATISALPLPTVTTGEGLQTIEEIAQTVLPDGFFIEYSGQSRLEKEQGNTILIAFAMAVVVIYLVLAAQFESFRDPLIIMMAVPLSIFGAVLPLNLGLGTLNIYTQIGLITLIGLITKHGILLVEFANQQREHNGLSRLEAIIASAKVRLRPILMTTAAMALGVVPLILSSGAGAASRYSMGLVIFSGILIGTMFTLFVVPMFYTYISPRELRSEEEDDAASATVLA
- a CDS encoding transcriptional regulator, whose translation is MSERRGRRPRFDWNGKDLIPDGGGHPITPAQCRMARAGVVMSVRELARLAEVSGLAVTRFENGNTDCPTEIVHRFKQVLEARGARFLPGGDGVKIRG
- a CDS encoding alkaline phosphatase family protein → MSRKIRNILFIMFDQLRWDYLSCAGHKTLHTPHIDRLASKGVRFSRAYVQSPICGSSRMSFYTGRYVHSHGAQRNNFPLKVGEMTLGDHLRASGMDAFLVGKTHMEADAKGLERLGIAPDSIIGARLSECGFDVFVRDDGLWAEGPDGFYDDRRSPYNEYLKSKGYPGENPWADHANASITDDGMLASGWLTQFAQQPANIREEDSETPWLTTQCIDFLQTPGRDDRPWLCHLSYIKPHWPYIVPAPYAGMYGPDDIQDVIRDESEKRDPHPVYDAYMQTLVSTSYSREGVRDNVIPAYMALIKQCDDQMGRLFAHLEETGRMDDTLIVLTSDHGDYLGDHWLGEKNFFHEQAVKIPLIVYDPRPEADATRGTVCDALVEAIDLAPTFLEAIGAEVPSHILEGRSLMPFLHGREPEQWRDWVICEFDYSTTPMATKLGLAHRDARAFMIFDGRWKMIHFEGGFEPMLFDLETDPEEFRDRRADPECAAEIERLYEALGQWARRLSQRTAISDAEVDKLTGKSQRRGVLLGLYDGAELPEEMTVKLRARPVPDFRERTG
- a CDS encoding TRAP transporter permease, translating into MPPKSKSRRELWLNATVFAVGLFVALIGLLNVLPSYGVLPRFGPFPVAWYRPLIFGAAIVTVTLLHLQARHAADRLTPVETALSLAIAAVGLWVCWDYYLVYTILNDSVMFFSGREATFALVATAVTIILCWASWGYPIALLGVLGFIYLATGEYWPGFLQTAPSDFVETVAQNLWYDADQGILGSIMAIILSTVLPFIILGALLEGVGAGESMIRISFHLMRKLRGGPAFAAITASAMFGTVSGSAVANVVGTGVVTIPMIRRRGFSPAFSGAVEATASTGGQILPPIMGAAALVLADYVGVSYLTVIVASVTPALAYYVSLYLAVYFEARKLGDAIVMTEDDTDIRTQDWINLVLVFAPIAIVVWLLVRGMSPAGASIAAIFALFPLSFINGDIRRKPWRLIGALARGGQTVARLMIAIGVVGIIVSVLSATGIPTKFAVLLNSAFDTSLLFALMIAAGGCIILGMGMPTLPAYIAIIVVMGPTLADLGVQPLTAHLFVLFFGTAAGITPPVAIAAYAAAAISGGKPIATAVASTRIGAMIFIIPFAFVFNPILLGVQAAGAEFTLEAWLWAILRLLPALYLCSSGFGGFDFARLTYAERFLRLASVFLLLTPVLWQQLAGLALGLAVVGGHLLRHRVFTPVRTQTR